The following coding sequences lie in one Pseudomonas svalbardensis genomic window:
- a CDS encoding L,D-transpeptidase family protein, which produces MLPRFPAVTRYLSLAALCVAGPVAALELPLPPPGEDIIGQVQVIKAKYEDTFADLGTTYDLGYSEMVAANPGVDPWLPGAGTEVVLPTRFILPPGPREGIVINLAEYRLYYFPKGRNVVYTFPLGIGREGWGSPIAHTSITAKTPNPTWTPPASIKAEHAADGDPLPNVVPAGPDNPLGPFKFTLGTPGYLIHGSNKKFGIGMRTSHGCFRMFNNNVLEMAGMVPVGTSVRIISDPYKFGVSGGKVYLEAHTPLDDKGNPSVVDKHTAVINAMLKREDITNNLRMNWDVVRDVVAAEDGLPVEIGVPNSSAPMVTSAPIDPLQ; this is translated from the coding sequence ATGTTGCCGCGCTTTCCTGCCGTCACCCGCTACCTGTCTCTCGCCGCCCTCTGTGTGGCGGGTCCCGTAGCAGCATTGGAGCTGCCCCTGCCACCGCCCGGTGAAGACATCATCGGTCAGGTCCAGGTGATCAAGGCCAAGTACGAAGATACCTTCGCCGACCTTGGCACCACCTACGATCTGGGCTATTCGGAAATGGTCGCGGCCAACCCTGGCGTCGATCCATGGCTGCCGGGCGCAGGCACCGAAGTGGTGCTGCCGACGCGTTTCATCCTGCCGCCGGGCCCGCGTGAAGGCATCGTCATCAACCTGGCCGAGTACCGCCTCTATTACTTCCCGAAAGGCCGGAACGTGGTGTACACCTTCCCGTTGGGTATCGGCCGTGAAGGCTGGGGCTCGCCGATTGCCCATACCAGCATCACCGCCAAGACGCCGAACCCGACCTGGACCCCTCCAGCGTCGATCAAGGCCGAGCACGCCGCCGATGGCGATCCATTGCCGAACGTGGTGCCGGCCGGCCCGGACAACCCGCTGGGGCCGTTCAAGTTCACGCTGGGCACGCCGGGCTACCTGATCCACGGTTCGAACAAGAAGTTCGGCATCGGCATGCGCACCAGTCATGGTTGCTTCCGCATGTTCAACAACAACGTGCTGGAGATGGCGGGCATGGTGCCGGTAGGCACGTCGGTACGTATTATCAGCGACCCGTACAAGTTCGGTGTCAGTGGCGGTAAGGTGTATCTGGAAGCGCACACGCCGCTGGACGACAAGGGCAACCCTTCGGTGGTCGACAAACACACCGCGGTGATCAACGCGATGCTCAAGCGTGAGGACATCACCAACAACCTGCGCATGAACTGGGATGTGGTCCGCGACGTGGTTGCCGCCGAAGATGGTCTGCCGGTGGAAATCGGAGTGCCGAACTCCTCGGCGCCGATGGTGACGAGTGCGCCGATCGACCCGTTGCAGTAA
- the oprI gene encoding outer membrane lipoprotei OprI: MNNVLKFSALALAAVLATGCSSVSKETEARLTATEDAAARSQARADEAYRKADEALAAAQKAQQTADEANERALRMLDKASRK, translated from the coding sequence ATGAACAACGTTCTGAAATTCTCTGCTCTGGCTCTGGCCGCAGTTCTGGCTACCGGTTGCAGCAGCGTATCGAAAGAAACCGAAGCACGTCTGACCGCTACTGAAGACGCAGCAGCTCGCTCCCAGGCTCGTGCAGACGAAGCTTACCGTAAAGCTGATGAAGCTCTGGCTGCTGCTCAAAAAGCACAACAGACTGCTGACGAAGCTAACGAGCGTGCTCTGCGCATGCTGGACAAAGCTAGCCGCAAGTAA